Part of the Papio anubis isolate 15944 chromosome 6, Panubis1.0, whole genome shotgun sequence genome, CCCCCCGTGTCCAGGGCCTTCATGGGGACGATGTCCACCACTTCCACCCATGCTTCCGCCAGGGCCTTCGTGTGGGCGATGTCCACCACCAGCACCCATTCCTCCACCAGGGCCTTCATGGGGACGATGGCCACTGCCACCACTGATGCCACCACCAGGGCCTTCGTGGGGACGAtgtcctccacccccacccatgCTACCACCAGGGCCTTCATGGGGGCGATGCCCACTGCCCATGCCACTGCCAGGGCCTTCGTGGGGACGATGTCCACTGCTGTTGCCCATGCCTCCACCAGGACCTTCATGGGGACGATGCCCACCACCTCCAACCATGCCCCCACCAGGGCCCCCTCGTCCATTTGGGGGTCCTCCTCCAGAGCGACCTCCTCTGGCGCCTcggaatggaggaggaggaggaggaggaggttcgTTTCCTCCTCGGCCACCTCGGCCTCTATGGTATGGTCCAGGACCTGGTCCTGGACCCCCCCGCATTGGGCCACCCCGCATAGGGTCGCCCGGGCCATCCCAGAAGGGATCACCCCCCCGGGGAGGGGGTGGAGGACCCAGGAGACGTGGACCCACTGGCCCACCAGGGCCTCCATGGGGACCTGTACggggagaaaaaagagaacacaGTATCAGCTACCAGGAACTGCCATCTCCCAACCTAAACCACCTCACCTCCCACCTTCCAGTCAATCCTATACTATTATCAGACTGAAATTAAGCAGATAAGCCCATTCCAACCTTGTACTCACCACCTACCTGGCATAGGTCCCCCAGGTCCAGGGGGAAAGTGCTGCATGCCCTTGGGGCCCCCAGGACCCCCTGGTGGGAAACCATTGGCTATCGGGCCAGGGCCTAGGAGTCCATGTGGCACTGTTAATGAAAACAAGGATAACACAGCATGAGCACTCTAGAAGACAGGCATAGTTTCCCATTTAGATGCACCCAACTGACCCTCTCAAACCAACCTGGCAGAGCAATGCTCTCTCTGTCCAGTCTTTCCCTCCCATTTCTTGCCTAGTGTCCACAGCCCTGTACTCTTCTGCATCTGTGAAACCCTGCTTCCCCCAACTCCACTGCAGGCTTCCTCCCCCAGTCCCCTGGGGCTGGCCCTGAGGATTACCCAGCATCTGCTTGATCTTGTCTGAATAGTCTGGTTGTTTCAGTAGTTCCTCTGAAGGATGACTGTTTGGGCTACCCTGTGAGGATGTAAGAAGGCAAAGTAAACAGACAGGGTAACAACCATGGCGAAAGGGAGAGCCAAAGATTAGGGTAAGTGGGTAGATGTGGAGAACTGGGGTAAGGTGaatgggagacagagtgaggagAGAGCACTTAAGAAGGCTCCACAGAAGGTGGAAAAGGGGAAAGAGGGCGCATACCATGATGGAAGTGAGGATCTCCTGGACATTaatgcctcctcctccagggccttGGGGGCCCTTTCCAGCACCCATGCTTCCCATAAGATTGGCCAGAACTGGAGGCAACTTGGAGCCTCCTGCCCCATCAGGTGAGCCACCTGACCCCCCAGGTTCCAGGGTCTCAACATACGGAGTCTCATCCATGGAACACTCctgaaagaagaacaaaaaaattaggaCTGACAGAACAGAGACATTCTCACATGAAAGATGCACTGAATTCAATGACCATCACAACTTCCATCATCACGTAACACTGACTTACCTCATCTAGGGGGATGAGTTTAGGGGGTATGGGCTCGTAGGGCTCAGGATCAGGCTCATGAGGACTATCAGGAACAGCACAGGTGAGGGAAAATAGTAGAATGATAGTCAAGTTATTAATTCAGGCCCTGAAAGTAATTTCTAACCTCCACCCCTTAATTACCCCAGCTCACGTTCCCCTCAGGAGTGTTCAAGCAATCAACATCCCAGGGCAGGAATCCCACTCTGCTCACCTCTCCTTGTTCAGGAAGAGCTCCTGAAGGATTCCCTTCTCCCGCTCAGCCTGGATATATCGCTCCTGGCTATTGCTTCCAGGGGTGACAAGCGGTGACGGCAGAACCAGGGGCCGGGGGCACACCCAGGGCACCTTTTCCTCCATGTTATCATGGCTCAGACGCCGCGCTGTCTCAAATGCATGTCGGTCTGACAGTATCTCTCGCTTAGCTGCCTCACCAAAGTCCTTGATCTTATTCACATTTACTATCGgcagaggaagaaaagcaagagGGAAAGTAAGCACAACCAAGTTCTTTTAAAATCCCTTAAACACACCTATTACATAGGAAATGACCTCTTACCTCGTTCAGTTTCATCcaattcaaaatagaaatattctCTCAGTTTGCCTTCCTCAGGCCACGTCACACTTTTCCTCTTCCTGCCTTTCCGGGTCAGTTGGTTAGGATCTCCAGGACTCTCCACTGGCTTGGCATCCAGAGCTCCTGGCTCCAAAGAGGCTGGAAGCAGAAGAGGTTTCAGACCCAGATCCCTCCTTTCAGAAAACCCCCCAAACTGAACCAGTTTCTAGATTACCTGTATCCATGAGCTCTGGGACTTCAACAGGGGGAACCGGGGTGCCTGGACGGTCTATGTCCATTGCCTCAGACGGCGGTGCTGGTTCTGGGGAAGAAGGTTTGGCTGTGCTTGGTTCTGTGCTCGTTTTCCCTTCAAAGGGGCTCGGCTAttgtgaaagaaaaggaagtgaacTGACTGGAAAGCCAAGGGCAAGGCAATTAGTCCAGGGTCCCAGGCACAATCCCCCAACAGTTCCTATAtaaaggaagactctgtctccacactGGTCTCACCTGCACCAGTCTATATCCAAGGCAAAACGCCTCTTGTCCTCCCGGACAACTCCTAGCTGCTGTGCCCTTTCTTCTACTTTACCTTTTATACTCTCACTGAAACCTACTTTTGGGAGCCCATACCTTGGCAGCTGTAGGTGAcagcacttttttcttcttcttaattttGATGCCTGGAACAGGGGCTGAATTGAGAGCATCCAGAAAGCCCAGGCCCTCCATAGCTACAAAAAGAAAGAGCATCAAATGGCATCATCAGACCTCCTTCACAATCCCACACCTGCAAACACAATCTAGGCATAAAACGAGCCAATGAAGAGCCTGCCTCAACTTAGGACACGACAAGCTCAAGAGGACCAGGAAGCACATGCAGGAGGACTGACACACGATATTCTTCTTGTTATTCTAGGTTTCTTGTGGCAGGCAAGCCATAGCTTTGGATGTGAATTATAGCTCAGGTAACTGATGAAGTGAGCCCCTGTGAACACGACAAATCACCTTGCCAAGCGCCCCTGACCAGTCACAAAATGGCACACCTCCCTATCTTATCTCTAAAATTACTCCTAAGTGACACCGGAAACGGGAGTTCCAGAGGTACAAAAAGTAAAGGGTACCaagaaatcaaaggaaaatggagggaaataataaaagagaagggaaaaaaacttCTCGTTCCCAGAGACATTCGTTCCCATAAGAGTTTGCTcctggccaggagcggtggctcacgcctgcaatctcagcactctgggaggccgaggcgggtggatcatgaggtcaggagattgagaccatcctggctaacatggtgaaaccccatcgctactaaaaatacaaaaaattagccaggcatggtggcgggcgcctgtagtcccagctactcgggaggctgaggcaggagaatggcatggacccgggaggcggagcttgcagtgagccaagatcgtgccactagactccagcctgggcaacagaacgagactgtctcaaaaaaaaaaaaaaaaaaagactttgctcCTAATTCAAAGTACATCTCCCCACTTTAGACTCACGCTGTGGCGGAATGATCTTCACTTTGATCTCTTTGGTGGCATTAGGTGTTGTGTTGAGTGGCTTGTATTTCTTTTCTGCAGGGGGGGTAGCATCTCCTGGAGCAGCTACGTTGCTGTCAGAAGAGGAACTGTCATCAACATCTCTGACTCACCCCCTCTTGCTCCCTTGTGTCCACAGATCCACCCCATTCAGAACCTGAGAATATGGTCCATACCTCTGACGTTTGAGGGGGATAGGTTTAAGATTGTACTTGTCAGAAACCACCACTGTGCTGGCGTTCTTCTTCACAGGCACCAAGGATGGTGTCTCCAGCTCTAGTCCTGGGGAAAGAAGCATGGTGTGGGCAGCTGAACTCAAACCCCTAAACCCCTGAATTTTCCTCCTGTTCTCACCCGCAAATGTTCTTCTAACCTTGTAACCAAAGCTTCCTCCGCTAATCTTCTCTCTTCCTTACGATTAACATATCACACATCAAATGATTCCCCCATAAGGCTCTGGGTGTGCACATGCACACGAACCCTCCAGAGGCCAGCCGCCAGTCTTACCAGTGGAACGGAACTTGGCATGACTGGGTGCTGTGGTTCGAAGAGACTTGggcttctccctcttcttctctgGGGCCTCCTCGGCCCGGGTCTCAGCCTTCACCTCTGTCAAAGGTCGCTCAGGAGGGGTAGTTCGACTTTTCCCCTCATCTTTACGTTTCTTCTTATCTTTCTCTGTCatgaaaaaacaaagcagaaatggattttatttaaaCACTGTCAGAGGTGAAGCAGACTGGGAGTACCTGAAGGCCACATCCCAGtaggaaagaaataaatacaaaggatAAAGGACTAAGGAGCTTACCAGCAGGCTGAGTACTGCTCTGAGAGCGGATGACAGCCATCCAGTCGCTGACAAGGACTGAGGCCAATTTCCGGAGCTCTGCAGGTGAGAGAAAGGGGAAATGcctaataatgtaaaatattcttccaggaacagaaaatggGAGGTTTgagaaaatattgtgaaaatctaTGTAATGGAGAAAGTAATCCAAAGTTTTAAGAAGAACATGAGATATGCTTAAAAACCAAACTCTTAAACAATGGAACAATGAATTAAGAGTTGTGTTCTACTCAAATAACTTTCAACTCTGATGTCATCACACCACTCTGGAGTAAAAAGACctaatatttatttcagaatatGTGGTTAAAATCTTCATTagtaaaagactacacactgggtgccgtgtacactgctcgggtgatgagtgtaccaaaatctcagaaatcaccattaaagaacttataCATGTAACCAAAATCCaccagttcctcaaaaactactgacatttttttaaaaagctacattaGTTGCTTTATGTATAACACACCTAATTGTTACAACAATCTgaagactttttattttcctttatagatgtaaaaataagcataaaatttgtttctaaatgaaaaaatacttttataactCTTTCCTTTTGTACTTGGCAAATAACATCTCTGATCTATGGCACCTCTCTTCTGGCCAACACTTCCACTTATAGACTTATTTCATAATTTGTCATTTAATAGTAAGATTTTCACAGAACACTAAAACATAACTTTTTGAAACAGTCATACAATTAGCAATTTCTATACCTAAGCCAACATGAACTTCAATGCAGGAATATCCTAAAACCTTTCTGGAGTAACTGATAACTATGGTTCCGGTGAGACTTAACTACAGCCGACAGGGAATATACAAATTTCAATATCTAAAGGAATGATggtaattaaatatatatttaaagagagCAACACAATTAAGCCAGTTGGAAATAGATTACTGCTCACTTGGTGGGAAACTGGTATCTTGTGTGCCTGGGTAGAGATAAAGGAAACTCTAAATTTCTAAAGGAGACAGGCTTTGTCTTCAAGACAGAACTGTATGGTCCTTGCCAGAAGCTCCACAACTcttttagaaaaggaaagaatcagagctttaatatatttctttttttttctttgagatggagtctcgctcagttacccaggctggagtgcagtggcgcaatctcggctcactgcaagatctgcctccgggttcacgccattctcctgcctcagcctcccaagtagctgggactacaagcgcccaccgccacgcctggctaattttttgcatttttagtagagacggggtttcaccttgttagccaggatggcttcgatctcctgacctcgtgatccgcccgcctcggcctcccaaagtgctgggattacaggcgtgagccactgcgcccagcgctTTGATATATTTCAAGAGTCAAGATTTTGCCCATGTCCTACAGGAATATGTTTATTGGTAGAACTAGTACATCTATTGTTAGGAAAACAGTTATTAAAGTTCTCAGAATATGCTATAGTTAGAAAAACAGAAGTGAACGATGATGAGACACGCTAGGATGATACTATTTCCCACAGTGAATTTTAAGTGTATGTGTTTTATAACAAGCAATCTTAGGAATCAGCTTCCAGTTAAAGTATGGCGCCTTATATTCAGCAACAGAGAAATGAACAACTTTGGAATTGAGAACAGGAAACTGGGTACAGGTTAGAGGAACTTTctctttaaaagaaggaaaaaaaagcaaggtgacacagaaaaagaaaagtgaagcgACAATCcaaggatgggaaaagatattaAGGTAATGAAGTGGAAGTAATAGAGAAAAGCCCATGAGAGAGCAGGAGCGGCACACTACCTTCATCCTCACTTGACTTGCTCAGCTGCTTCACCAGTTTAGCTGTGTTGTTCTATGAGAGATGGGAGCAACAGAAAGGTAAATGCCAGGAGGCAAATAATTCCACTTAGAGCTAAAAATGACAAAAGTTACAATGctcccccccacctttttttttttgagacggagtctcactgtcttgcccaggctagagtgcgtggcgcaatcttggctcactgcagcctcaatctcccagactcaaatgattctcccacctgagtCTCCTaaataactgagactacaggcatgcaccaccaccaccacatctgggtaaattttattttttgtagagacagggtcttatcatttttgcccaggctggtcttaaactactgggctcaagcaatccacccacctcagcatcccaaagtgttgggattacaggtgtgagccaccacacccggctgacacattctttttttggggggtgggggacaagtctcgctttgtcacccaggctggagtgcagtggtgtgatctcggctcactgcaacctccacctcctgggttcaagcgattctccagcctcagcctcctgattagctgggactacaaatgcatgccaccatgcctggctaattttttgtatttttagtggagatggggtttcatcgtgttagccaggatggtctcggtctcctgacctcgtgatctgcccgcctcggcctcccaaagtgctgggattacaggcgtgagccaccgcacccaggcgcCACACACCTATTAAAGGAGATAAATTCAAACCAAGTcttattctaaattctttttctgccatTCTATCTCACAGGCCCAAGATCACAGCCAACATCAGTCAGTGTGAGTTTTCATCTGTTAGactaaaccaaaaaaagaagaatcagggTTTAAAGACTAAAGGTACCTGCTTGAGATGGTCTACAGTGAGTGGTAGGTGCTGCAGGGTCAGTAGTATTTGCTGGAGGAGGGGAATGTTGTTGGTTGTCTTTGAATACGTCAGCCAATTGTTAAGAAGTTTGTAGCCACCAACGTCAATAAACCTGCAGGCAGGCAGGAGAGTCTATCAGTAACGCCCTTTCTAGGTTTTGAAAGTACCACATCCCATGATCCCAGTCTCCCATCAATGACCCTGGAACCCCATGCCTCACCACCCCATCTTTTAGCTACATCTTCCCATTCCAACCATCCAGATCCCCACTTACTTGATCAGTATTTCTGGTGAACGGGTCTGCAGGAGAATGTTCAAGTAAGTGCATCGACTCACCATCTTTCGTGCTTCCTTCATCAAACTGCAGGATATGAGTGAGGGTTAGAAATGAAGCAGCCAGTATCTCTTCTCTTAGCAAAAGCACCTCTCTAATCTGTGAACTGCCTAGAGATTCCTGATGATTTGGGACTTTGCTCCAGAGATGGGGAGTCACATATACCTCTAGGAGGATGGGATGGATCCAGTGCAACATGGAAACTTATGGGAGAAGAGCATCACTGCCTCCCTAACACACAGGATGAATGTCATTCTGCCCCCAGGTGATACGGCTAGCCCTCAACAACTGTCCCTAATAGTCTGTTCAAGACTGGCTTATTTACTCTCCCCTGAACCTGAGAATccctgaaagaaaataacattatagGTAGGTGGAATATGAACCTAAACAATCTAGAATTCTGTTACCAGGCTACCCTGCTCTCATTCCAACATATGACTCCCTTGGGACTGTGGACGTCCAAATCTCCAGCTTCCGCTATGGTCAGAAACCAAGTGATCATCTTTTCCTATCCCTTACCCTAAAATTGTTAGATTTTAATCCTATTGCACTGActgtctttccctttcctttccaggATCATTCCAGTCTGCCTCAACTGCAGCCATATTTTAACACACAATATTCTCTACTCACAATGAATCCAGAAAAGGGTAAAGACTCACCTGAAGATCTTGGAAATCCCATCCACACTTTTGACTTCCCCATCTCGGTTAAGGAAGCTGTCCAGGCCCTTGAGAAGTTCTTTGGGGTCTATGGGACCAGAACCCATGATGGTGGTTTCTATGGTAAgaggacaaaacaaacaaacccacagAATAAATGGGTGGCAAGGACTACCCGAGTAGGCCCTCTAATAAAGCACATCTCTACATCTGACAAAGTATAGTGACCATTCAACTATGCTATTTTTTAGATACGAAAAATCAACACAGACCACTTGCCACTACCGAGAAAATAGCCCTAGCAAGTTAAACATGGGGAGCATATGTGACTGAACAGGAAACCAATTCGATTGGAGGACTAGAGCAGCACAcctgtccctccctcccagcaGCACCTTCCTAGGATGGCTGAACTTCACTAGATCGTACTAGAGCTAAGATTCAGTTCTCATAACAAGATGTTCAACTCTCCAGGACATTTGTACCTATTGTTAAGTCCTGTCTTCCCTagttgctgagaaaaaaaatccccagaaGCGAACAACCACAGCTTGACAGAGTGGGCCAGAATCTTTGGTGTTTGTTCTGTATCCTCTTTATGGGGACAGTTCACACATCTGGTGAGAGTGTCAGGCACATAAGGCAGATCATCCTCAAACAAAGTGAATGGTGAGCTTCGAGACAAGCAGGATCCTGGGCAGGCATTGGCTCCTTCAATCCCATGCTGGGAGAGCCAGCCAGgccggatcacagggtcaggggTCAGAACTGGGTGAGCCCGTCTCACACAAGataggctgaggcgggtggcctggagtcccagctatcAGGAACTGGGCAGTAAAGAATGTGAACaggagtggagcttgcagtgaggcaggaATCAAAACACTGCGCTCAAACATAAGGCAAGCAGAGACTCGTCAAGATCTTCAGGAGTCTCACAGTGGTGCAATTTGGTAGGACAGGCGGATGAGAAAGTCAAACGGTCTCCTGGGCAGACGAACCATGCTTCGTGGCTGGCTTTGTTTAGGTTGCATGTGGCGGAGACTGTTGGCAGCAAAGATCAATCTGGATGCTCCTCAAAAATCACGCTGTGGATCCCCTAGGAAAGCCTAAAACTGAAAACCATGGAAACTAAAGAATGGAATAGATAAAGTCAAATGCTAGAAAAATTCCCTTTTAAGCAACTGTTTTAGACCAGGTTGGAAAAGGAATTAGTTAAAAG contains:
- the PPP1R10 gene encoding serine/threonine-protein phosphatase 1 regulatory subunit 10; protein product: MGSGPIDPKELLKGLDSFLNRDGEVKSVDGISKIFSLMKEARKMVSRCTYLNILLQTRSPEILIKFIDVGGYKLLNNWLTYSKTTNNIPLLQQILLTLQHLPLTVDHLKQNNTAKLVKQLSKSSEDEELRKLASVLVSDWMAVIRSQSSTQPAEKDKKKRKDEGKSRTTPPERPLTEVKAETRAEEAPEKKREKPKSLRTTAPSHAKFRSTGLELETPSLVPVKKNASTVVVSDKYNLKPIPLKRQSNVAAPGDATPPAEKKYKPLNTTPNATKEIKVKIIPPQPMEGLGFLDALNSAPVPGIKIKKKKKVLSPTAAKPSPFEGKTSTEPSTAKPSSPEPAPPSEAMDIDRPGTPVPPVEVPELMDTASLEPGALDAKPVESPGDPNQLTRKGRKRKSVTWPEEGKLREYFYFELDETERVNVNKIKDFGEAAKREILSDRHAFETARRLSHDNMEEKVPWVCPRPLVLPSPLVTPGSNSQERYIQAEREKGILQELFLNKESPHEPDPEPYEPIPPKLIPLDEECSMDETPYVETLEPGGSGGSPDGAGGSKLPPVLANLMGSMGAGKGPQGPGGGGINVQEILTSIMGSPNSHPSEELLKQPDYSDKIKQMLVPHGLLGPGPIANGFPPGGPGGPKGMQHFPPGPGGPMPGPHGGPGGPVGPRLLGPPPPPRGGDPFWDGPGDPMRGGPMRGGPGPGPGPYHRGRGGRGGNEPPPPPPPPFRGARGGRSGGGPPNGRGGPGGGMVGGGGHRPHEGPGGGMGNSSGHRPHEGPGSGMGSGHRPHEGPGGSMGGGGGHRPHEGPGGGISGGSGHRPHEGPGGGMGAGGGHRPHEGPGGSMGGSGGHRPHEGPGHGGPHGHRPHDVPGHRGHDHRGPPHEHRGHDGPGHGGGGHRGHDGGHSHGGDMSNRPVCRHFMMKGNCRYENNCAFYHPGVNGPPLP